GCCACATGGCTACTGACCCCCCAAAGCAACTGACCTTGACTGTACCCTCTTTTGGGAACAGTTTCTTTGTGTATCCTTCCCAGGACTGAGACAGGGGGAAAATACTGGGAAAGTAAGAAGTTGTTTTAAGCTACCTCTGTGCCAGAAGGAGTGTCCCAGCTGTCACAGAGGCAGAGTGAGGGTTGATGGGAAGTGATGTGCACGTTCAGATTATGGACAGGAATGTCACCAGAGAATTATGGGAggggctgggttggaagggatctgaaAGATCCTCTagttccacccccctgccatgggcagggccacctcccaccagaccaggttgctcaaagccccctctaacctgaccttgaacacttccagggattgggcatccacagcttctctgagaaaTGTGTTCCAGTGCCTTCTTTACTATGCCACTCCCATAGTATAGAATTTCTTACCTTAAATTCAATAACCTACTATAacctttcagtttaaagccattcaaATCCCATTTTTGTCACTACATCCACCTGTAAAAagtccttttcctcctctcttgCAGAcccccttcaggtactggaaggtgcccCAGGGTCTCCCTCaagagctttctcttctcctggCTGAACAACTCTCTCACCTCCAGTCTTCACAGTCCACACAGAAATGCACTTCTAAAGTAGAAGCAAAATTAAAGCTAAACTTGTGCTTAACCAccactttttaaaatcttaacTAAACtctcaagtaaaaaaaaaatttaccaaggaaaacttttctcctttaaatAAATCTAAAGTATTCTTTTGtaagtaataataaaaacatgGAAAACTGAAATATCTGTTGCACTGTTCCAGAGTAACTTTTATTTGCCATGTGCTTTCAGGATGTGTTACATAGGCATGCCCTCTATTTGATTGTAAGGATGGTGTGCTATGACGATGgtctgggagcagggaaaagTTTACTGGCTTTGAAGACAACAGATGCAGCCTCTGAAGAATGCAGCCTCTGGGTATATCAGTGCAATAGTTTGGTAAGAGTTTATGCTTTCAGTATTTAAATTAGGTATTGGAATTCTGATTCCAATAAAGGGAGATTCTAAAACCCAAGGCCCTTGTTAAGGCTTTTTGGCAGAAGGAGGATTgcttaccttaaaaaaaaaaggtataaatGTTCTGGCTGAAGAGGGGAAAACAGCCCTGCTGTCTACATTGGATCAGCTTTGAGGAAAACACCTACATTCCCTAAAATTGCCCGTGACTGTACTCACCCGAGAAAGCTCTGTCCAGTCTAAAGGGTGCTATGGCAGAACCTATGGACAATCTCCACTTGTatttccaaacaaaacaaaaatctcttTAAGATGTGAAGCAGAAGAGACGGAATAACAATTCTGGTAATAGAGCATGCAACCATATTTGTAAGCAAGGGAGGTGAGCCTTTCTTACGAGTAGGAGAATTCCTTGTCAGGATGCTCTGATGGCACTGACTCTTGGCTGGCAGCGCTGGGGGAACACAAAAAGTGAAGTTCTGAAtgctggtgctgtgctgtgctgacagGCAGCAACTCTGCCTTGGTTCAAAAGAGCTCATGTAGACAGCTCCTACATGTCATTGCAGGCCAGACAGGTGATATCTGGGTCTCACAAAGCACAATGAAGGACACATTCTGCTTTAAATGAGTTTTGAGAAGTTCAGAAGTTCTTCAGAAGGTGTTAACATGTgcgtttgggttttttaggaaCAAGCACAAGCCATTTGCAAAGTGTTGTCTACAGCCTTTGATTCAGTTTTAATGTCGGAGAAGTCCTGATTTCCTTCGGCAGTGTCTGTGGGAGGCACCGGGGCTCCTCGGACAGCCTGGAGCCACACACCATCCTGGCAAACATTACTGTGCAAAGAAGAGCCACACAGCCTTGCACATGGTACTCTGGCATTCCCCAAACATGACTTGAAGATTCCATCTTCAGTGTCCAGGACATTACAGGTTTTTATATTTAACgcaatttctttttcctaaatCATGTTTTGTATGTTAATGTCAATATTgcagaaatgtaaaataaaactgaCACGTGCTTCTACCTCGTTGTCTGAGAAATAATTTGTTAATACAGACTTGGATTCTGCTTAACCCAGATATTACAGGTGGTTTACCCCTCTCATTTAATCTCAGGTGTGCCATCTACAGTTTTTCTGTTCAACTGAAGTTCataagaaatacatttttcctcAAGTGATACTTGTTtgtatttgtaatttttatACATTAAAAAGAACAATATTGCATAAGCAGTACAGGGGAacagaaaagaagcagaaaaagtgattttaaaagtagttttatttttccagacatTTGACTGGTTAACAAGAGTAAAATTTATTAATCATGCTCTAATTATAAATCACTGCATCCAGGACATTGAAAATAAGAGTTGATTTTAGGTTATACAATATATACAGTTGCTCTGCaactaaacaaaataaaaacaactgaaTTGAATATTATACATCTCATAGCATTCTAAGCTGCATTTTAAGTGTCACTTGCTCCTTTTTAAACAGTTAACACAGCAACCTAATAGTCTGTCTATTAACAGATTTTTTGAATCAGATTTGAAAAGTTGTATGAAATATGCCAAAATTTTGGACTTAAAATTCTTAATTTCATATTATAAATAGATATCTACAGGCTCTagaatttcatttttctctgccaGAGGAGAAAACCTTTTCAGAAACTCAGAAAATCAAGGGATAAATTTTGCTTAGCTGCTCTTTATTGGTCCTTGGGATTTTACCTGTCTGCACTGTTAGTGCTATTAAATTGTAGTCTACAAGTTTCCTGGGTTTTATGTAACCAGTGAACAAAGTTGTGACATTTTACTCTATTCCTCTTCTAGCAGAACTCAAGGGAAATTTGTATCATTTTTTAATGTTACGAATTGTTACATACACTATAAGATTCTGTGTTAAAAATACTGTACATTAGGAGATCTGTGCAAAATAATATGCCATTTACTCTCTAGACTCTATCAGGGATAGAAACATACAAAATAGTGTTGCAAACTGAACATATCAGTAAGTGAATAAAACTGTAGTGCTAAACTATTACTCTATCATTTTACTGCCAACTTTGAAAATACAGACTAATTTGCTTCAACTTGCAATAAAAATATCTTGAAACATTCCAGTTTGTTCCCCATTTATACTGCAGCAACAGCATCTAGGAAGTGAAAGTTACACATCTACGTGGCTGTACCCACACGCCCGAGGCATCAACCAACGGTACCATTCAGGAAGGGTGACACAGGGGGAGATCAGTGTTGCTCTTCCAGCATTTTCACAACGTGGTTTTTGTCCAAATAAGCACAGATGGTGGTCGTGGCCTGTTTTCCATTCCTTCCAATATGAAATGGCCAATTTAAGCACCATTTGCCAGAAATTCAAAGCTCTCTTGATAAATCTAGAGATACAATGTTCACATAACGTGATCAAAGCCAATGTGACCTAGATATTGATTTTCTGTATCCTATGCCTCAGTTGTTTCCTGTAGCATAAGCAAAATCTGGTACAATTTCACAATACACAAACATCAAAATGATGTCAGATCTGTATTGGTGTTTTAAATTCCATCAACCAACTGGGAACTATCCATGGCCTAGCTTTTGTTCACAAATCAGCAAGACAAGTTTAACAACAGTGTAGCTACCATATATGTGGGTATTCTATATAAATACAGAGTGAGTTGGCAAACTGTCATTGTTTGCAAGGTAGTGGCACACAAATTTCATAAACCAGAACATAACGTAGTGAACTTGTGAGGTGTCAGGTATCTTATTGACCAAGGATAATTACCTACATGTTCCACCAAATATGTTCTTTCTGTGAACACATTGCTGGAtgatttaaagaaaattcaAGAACTTAAAAACAAAGACTTAATGCTGTAATGAGACAAGCATAAGAAATGTTCTGCAATCCATCATCATAGTTAAGTACATTTCAGGAAGTGCAGTTTTCAAATCCTTGAGTTAATGTAGTAACTCATTAATATTGCCATAGTTTAGTTAACCAGCAGTAGTCACATTAAATGACCAAAATGGATGTAACATACATAAAGAACATTCAAAAAACAGGTTCTACACACATGCAgcatagaaaaacaaaacagtctCAAGCTCACAAAATTAGAACTAGAAAGTTCAACGACTAACACAGATTTCAGATAACTTTAAGCAAATATCTACATCCATTCTGAAAGAAAGAAGTTTCTCCTGTGGTAAAATGAAGTACTTTTTTGCTTTCACCTGGCCAAAGACACATAATTAAAACAATTTCTTCTGCAACTGTTGGCATCCTTGATGACAGCCAGTTTGGCAAGCTACTGAATAAGTCCATTTTAGAACTACACAGCAGCTTGCATGTTTTGGTTCCAACACTTCAAATGGTGTCAAGAACTGGGTAAGTTCACTGCCCTAGTAGATGCACACACAATTTCTTTAACTGGGGAAGCAACACTGAATAGTTGTACTGTCATGTTACAAAAGggagaataaaattaaattgatCGATAAGAACATTCATAATGTGATATTCAGACACGTGGATTTTGATTGTTAAAGCTTTTCAGTTCACCTTGAAAAATACAGGAAgagttgtttctttttaaaagtgtAAACTGCTTATGAGAAGTTTTCACGtagaaaaaagttaaaaagtCCCCAAACCAGAACAATGGCAATAAAAAAGTAAGCTACAGTACCTAGGACTTGGGCAGTGCTCTGACAAGGCGGCTGTGGATAGGTAGGTGAaatgaaacagaacaaaacttATTTCTGTGACTGCTGGAAATGAGAAATGTCTCCACTTATCAGTAGCAATCTAGTCAACAATAAAGTGCACAAATGATACAGGGAAAGCTCCTTTCCGACTGGGATCTCCATCAATATGACCAATCTGAAAGAGTCCAGATATTTTTCAAGTTAAATCTCAAAACAACATTTCAGCATCACCAAAATGAATACCAGCAACTTTCTTGCCTGTAGTACAAGCCTCCcaccaaatattttctgtggtAGTGCTAGTTTTCTTCTACCAACAGGAAAACTGGCTGCATGTATTTCAGCTGTAGGTTGGGTTTTTGTCAAATGCAAAAGTTTTATCCAGTTCTTTGAATATACAACATCTTACTGCAGTACCACTGCTGCATAATACCAATGCAATCTGTaatgcctggcagcacagattTGGCCTCTGTTGAGTTGCTTCTTTAACCATCACTGTGAGGCAAAAGGATGAATCAAGCTTCAACAGTTTTGTTTACACAGCATTATTGTCAATTTAGATGCAATCTGAAGCCCTGTTCTTCACTAGAACAGAGCTTGCTAACAGATTAAGGCAAGTGTTTTCATGCACAAGACTTTTCCAAGATTTTGCTTTAGCCAATAAGACTCTGCAATGTAAAAACTTGAGATGGTTTCCCAGCTCAAATAGACTCAGTCCTAGTCATCTGAAGACTGAGGACAATACAAAGCTCTCCTCTGATGCTGTCCTGGAGTGACTTTAGGATGCTGTATTGTATTTGTATCCCCATctgtctgtttagcccagaaataagaCCTGTACCTTTAAAACTAGATCTGAGAGCTAagggaggcagaaggagaaTCGGTGGAATGTCTAAGGAGACTGTATTCAAAACTCAGAGATAAGAGCTTCAGCTCTCTCTCTTGGTGCATGTTGCCTGCAGCACAGTGGgtgggacagagctctcctttgctttcagttagttttagctagctgaggcagacaagttccctggactgtggcttttctttttcttggaactgttCAGCCCTGCTTTGGACCAAAACACCAGAAAACACCGTGAGCTCAGGCTTGTCCCCTACTGGGGCCTGGGACGTGGCAttgccagcacaggagggactgACAAGAGACTGAGCGAGCTGAGCTACACCCCACAAAACGGACCCTCTGCTGTCCCTTCAGAACAACGAGAGGGTCCATTGTTTAATATTATTCATTTTCTCATGTCTGTCAGTACTTTGCTTGCTAAATAAactgttttttccacttttcttgaAAGAGGCTTATCAACCAAACAGGTAGGATGAAGGGCCACTGAATTCTGCCCTTTAGGGAACATCCCTTTGGAACTCTTCCAAGTTTGTCCTGGACCAGGACAGAAACCCACTACATACACCTGTAATAGCAGATTCTTAAATTGCTGACACTCCGCCAAAATTTTTCTGGATCACAGAGACCATCCCCAGTGTATTGTGAACCCTGCtgattatatatatgtatatatacattcatactttttaaaattattttttttccctgagtgaGAAAAGCTAAAAGCTTGTCTGAAGTTTGACTTTTGAAATTTCATCTCTGGTTTCCATGAGATGAAACTATTCTTGTTATTTGAAAACCCAGCAGGGGATCTTCCAAAGTGAGTATCAACCTCTaagatttaatttctttctttcaaagTGTGTtgacagaaaatgcaaaatactcACCCACCACTCCTGATCTTCTTCACCATCAACTACAATAATATCTCCCTCTGCAAAAGTCAGCTCATCTGGGTTATCTGCTACACAGTTGTAAATTGCTTTTACTCTCTTGGGTTTAGtttttgactgaaaaaaaaaaaaaaaacaaaccacaaacccTGAAGGTAAATAATACAGCACAGAAGAGACAGAGTAGACTTGgagttttttaaagaaagtttcAGAACTGCTGTTTTTCATAGATTAGAGTTCAGCTATGTCTTTCATGCTTCAGGCTGAATCTGGCACCACCCAAAGCTTTTTGGAGCCACTGTGCCAGTAACATAAGCCATGTTTTGAGTGAGCCAAATTCTCCATTTTGACTCACCCACACCTACAGAGGGCTCACCCTCTGTCTTCAGAGCTCTACATCACTGCAGTGAGCATGATTTTGTTCAGAGGATGGGGTGATCAGATTCTGTGCAAATGTACCAGCAGCAGCATTATCAGAGGGAGGCCTGAGCCACGTGCCAACACTCTCCTTCTCAATTTGCTAAACCCTATTCAGTGGTGCAAGAACCCAGCAAAATATCCTCTGCctcccagcagtgctctgaGGACCGCCAGCCACAGGAGTCCTTTGGCAGCTCTTTCAAAGGTAAAGTTTAGTAAGGAGTTGCAATATTCCAGCATGGCAGTGGGACTCAGTCCTAGCTATGTTCTGTGCAGTGATACCAAAATTGTTTCGCTCTGGTTTCATCTCACACCTTTTCCAGTGCAAACCAGTCTGCTGCTGCATTTCTTTTCAGCCTCTCCATTCTCTGTTGCAGACCAACAATAATGCTGCCTACACAGCATTTCCATGCAAAACAACCCAACAAGTGAAGGGGCTCAAGAGCTGGAGGCAGAGTGTAAAGCTTTCCATCATGAGTCCACCCTTTTCCCAGCCATAGGGAGCAAAAATCTCTCCTTTCTACCCTCAAGTGTCAGAGCAGAGGTGTCAGTGCCATTTAAGTCTGAGATGGCTGTGGCTGTTTGGGACAGAAGTTCCACATGGCATAAGGAAAAGATGGCCTCATCACCATACTGGAGTTCCCCCAGTGCCTGGTCCCAGTCTCTAGTTAGGTCAGCCATGGAGCAGACAGCTTGAAAAGGAACAAGAGACCCCGTTTACAACTCTCATTTTCTCCATCAGCAAAATGCTCTGCTGAGGACACAGCTGCCCAGTGGTCTCTTATTGTGCCATTGTGCTAGAGCTGAGCACAATGCACAGAAAAGAGGGAATGTGGATGGGGAAGGATGGAGGCAGCATGATTGTTATGCTCCTCTAGAAGCATTCATTTGCATTCTAGTATAAATTCTATATCAATTCTAATATAAATAAAGCTGTggcctgcccagggcaggcacaCCCTGAGGCTCTCTCATCCctgtgagctgccagcctggcactgcagcacagcaatTTTTCCAGACGATCCCTCTCAGACAAATGACAGTCTGAAccacaaccacctttcaggtCAAAAGGGAAAAGCTTCACATCAGTACAAGAGTGATATAATTACTAACTTCAAAGTGCAGTAATTACAGGTATTTCTTGTTCTTTAGAAGGcaaggaaattaaaatagaTCTCATTCCCAGAGGAATGAAGTCTTCTAGGGAAATTTCCCATGTATCTACAAAATGGTTTCAAAAATCTAAATATCacattgaggaaaaaaaagaaatcaaaaggtgAATCAGGAATTTCCACCTAATAAACAGGCTATCAGGTAAATCACTGTGTAGGAGATAAGCCACTGGCTAAATGTGCATGTACTAGACCTGTCTTTTCTTTACTCAAGGGGCATTCTGCATTCATTTTCTAAACTTGGGCTGGCCTCTGGATTCCCTGGCAGGGTAAAGACATAGCAAAAAAGCCAGGACTATAAGGCTAAATGGAGCAATTTAGCCAAAGAACTTTAGCTAGATCAGTCTAGCTAAAGCCCTTTAGCTGAGGGGCCCTTGACTAAATCTCAGCTAAGATGCTTTAGCTAGATTAATTTAGCTAAAGCATCTTAACTAGCACACACTCCTGAGCCAGGTTTTCCCTTACTTCTCTGTCCTGTGACAGAAGAAAATCACCCAGCTGATTTGCTCAGTGACAGAATTCACCTTAATGAAGACCTAGAGACAGCTGGAGAGTCAGATATGTTCTTCATATTATGTGCAATTAACATTAAACATTCAAGACACTGACCCCAAACTAGCCAGCACTAGTTCCTTCATAGCTAAATCAATTTGTCCTatctaaaaaataaatttatacttcAATTATACAGAAAGTCAGGTGTCAGGTTAGGAGTTGTTTCAGATGTGCTGGAAGGATGTAACCAGTACTTACACTTGAATCCCAGCACACACAACAGAAATTAAGATCAGAGTTCAGTAGCTTCACAAAGTTAATATGCAATTTCACTACTTAGACCATTTAATTTTTTGTGGCCTAAAAAATGAAGGTTATTTTAATGCAAGATGGACAATAATTTGGTTGAACAAGAGTGGAGGAGGCAAGAAACCAGAAAATTTTATACTCCCAGCTAATGCAAGATGAtgtctctgaggcttctcatcaTTATCAGATGAGAAACAGGTAACAGGGGCCCTGTGTGCTCAAGACCAATGGCAAGGCtatacacacaaacacaccaaactCTGTCCTGGAGAGCTGCTATTTCAGTGGACATGGTTAAGGAAAAATGGTTGAAGGGAGAGAGACAGGGGACTGAAGGAAGTGGGTGTTTCCATTACAAGCATTAACAAGACCATTGCAGAGCCCAGAAGAGCATGTCTCCTACCTCTCTGCTTATTATTCACTACTGAACCACACTCCTGCACAGAATGTGTGAAGCAGCCCAGACCCACTCACACACAGCACCTGGGAAATGTAAGGGCTCTACATATTGTGATTTGCTTCCTGCAGAGATACACTGTCATGATCAAGGATTTGGATCTTTTACATCTGTCACACAAGAAAGCAACATAAAATTGAAGCAAGGACCAAAGACCAAGTTAACTACACATAATGTACAGCTCCTCTGACATCTGGAAACAGGTCTTTACCTACACCAGTATATGATCACAGGTACTGACACTAACGTGTGTTCCATTCATGGTCCTagattaaaaataagtaaaGAGTATAAAAAGGCCACACAATCAGATCAAGAGTCCATCTAAATCCAGTATCTCTTTTCTAATAGTCACTGTAAGGCTAGGGGAGGgtggagaagaaaaatatagaaTTAACCACCTTCTGCAGGGGATATGCTTACCAAGAGATTTCTCTCCTGTCACCAGGTGAATGCTGAGAACTGACAGCACAAagagtttcttttgttttgagtTTGATTCCTGCTACTCTTGTTTGAAGTCATTTCACCTACCTACATGAACAACTGTCAGTATATCTGTGTCCTTTATAAAATCACAAGAGTTCCCTTACAGCTTACTTCACTGAAGACTGAAAATGAAGCCACGTTAGAAGTGACTCACCAAACTCACCTACAAGTCACTAACTCATAAAGCTTATCTATCTCCAGTAAGTCCAGCCCTAATTCTGTGGATTGTGTTGGTCACATCTGGACATGAACAAAGAACCAAACTGGTTTGATTTGCcatttttaaacttaaaatCACATACCATCCTATAGGAAATTCAAGGAAGAAAAGTTTTCGTAACTATTTAGTACAAGTCACACAGATACTTAAACACAGGATACAGGCCTTATATGTTTCATGGCTCTCACACTTTTACCATGGCAGGACACACTATCATGTCTACAATGTGTTTGACAGAATGCAGAAGATGAATAAAATCAAATGCCTCATTTTGTACTTACTATTTGTGATTTCCTTGGCATTGGTGCTGGTGGCTGGATTTGTGCCAAAGTATTTGCTGTAGAACCAGTCTGTGTTCCTGGAATGTCACATACAGAAGATGACTCTCCTGCTAAAGTAAATAAATCAAGTAAATATTAGGCATGCTTTCAAAAAAGTAAGAGTGATGGTATAAATTGAAACCAAACCAATTATTCTTAAAAgcatataaataattttctatcCCATgagtatttaatttttactgGTTCTTTCTAAATAATGGAACAGAATTCTATCCTTTTCCTTACCAAAAAAGCCACTTTTCCCAAAGACAACTACCTTTGTCTTTGTAGTGCAGTGCAGATATGATAAGAGAGATAAAATAGATGAGGGCAGAACCAAATATCCTATTCCCCCTTTCCATCACTGCAGACTGTATGCTGTTAGAACCCTTCTCTCCTAGTAAAGACCACCATTATCAGGGTGCTGTATCCTTCACAAGAGACTCCTGACACATATGGCAGACAGCCATTAGCAAATTCCTCTGGGATATGtcaagagaaaatgaaaaaaaatcacagtaatAACAAATGAATATAAAATATACAGTAGAAGGGCAAACAAGATAGGAGAAATTCCACTACAACCACCACAGAATCTGCACAAACTTCACTGTAGAGATTTTATGGAGATTACATTATTGCTATGTCCCAAAGTAGTAGTTACTTTgaacaacaaaaccacaaaatgaaTAATGAACTCTGAATAATGTAGTCTGTTTATTAACATGAAAAGAGCAATATCAATTTGCAATATAATTAAAAGTGACACTATATAAGCTCTGGATTTTCAAgccagaaacacatttttcttttctaaaatgtGTATCTGACACCTTGTTTATGACATATACAAACAACAGTGCAaacaaaaattttcaaaatgcttccattgtttgactgggttttaagGTGAGGTTAGGAAAGCTAAAGCCTAGCTGGAATTGAATCTGGCAAGGAATGTCAAAGATAACAAGAAGGGCTTCTATAAATCCACagataacaaaagaaaaattagagaATATGTGGACCCCTTGTTGAAGAAGATGAGATTCTCATTATAAAGTACATGGAAAAGGCTGAGCTACTGAATGCCTTCTTGGCCTTAGCCTGTACTAGCAAGACAGGTCTTCAGGAAACCTGGTCCAGACATCTGGGAAGAATCTGGAGCAATGAAGTACAAAGTCCTGCACCTGGGAATGAACAAGCCACACACCAATATATGTTGGTGGCCTGAAAAGCAGGACCAGAGGCAGTGGACACAAACTGAAACAGAGGAGCCTCTgtctgaacatcaggaaacactTTGTCACTGTGGGGTGACACAGTaatggcacaggttgcccagagaggttgtggagtctccattCTCTGGGAACAGTCCTGGATGATC
The genomic region above belongs to Passer domesticus isolate bPasDom1 chromosome 3, bPasDom1.hap1, whole genome shotgun sequence and contains:
- the ITGB1BP1 gene encoding integrin beta-1-binding protein 1 isoform X2, which encodes MGVSKYGIKVSTSDQYDVLHRHALYLIVRMVCYDDGLGAGKSLLALKTTDAASEECSLWVYQCNSLEQAQAICKVLSTAFDSVLMSEKS